In the genome of Nocardioides marmoribigeumensis, one region contains:
- a CDS encoding MFS transporter, with amino-acid sequence MSTKVPEPTELHHPPAAHAHAHGHVAGAFGQETDASRRPWTVLALMLAAQVMVVLDVSVVNVALPSIATDLQLTSGDYQWAVSAYVLLSGGFLLLGGRMADLFDRRRMFLTGLAVFTLGSLASGLAASPLMLIVSRGAQGAGAAMLTPAAMSIVMTTYAGRQRATALGLWGTVASMGIAAGVLFGGILTTVFDWRAVFFINVPIGAAVLTGVLRKVPAMAGTGGARRLDMSGALTLVTGLLALVYAVESTTSHGWTASRTLAAAAAAAVLLAGFAVNERKVADPIVPPATWRIRSLVSASVVMAGVTGAVVGVIFLSSLYLQQVLGASALVAGLGFLPLAAFITVSAAAASKVLPHVGAKKLIAAGLVISAAGALVLASIDTDPSYLTDVLPGFALLGLGVGPMFVAVSVAAMSDVPHEQSGMASGLMMTGHEIGAALGVAALTAVAGDLTTRAGIINGTHDAYLAVAIGLVALLLPTGLLPAHDPNAAAASQGQGQGHGHGH; translated from the coding sequence ATGTCCACGAAGGTCCCGGAACCCACCGAGCTTCACCACCCACCCGCAGCCCACGCCCACGCCCACGGCCACGTCGCGGGCGCCTTCGGTCAGGAGACCGACGCCTCGCGCCGGCCATGGACCGTGCTGGCCCTGATGCTCGCCGCGCAGGTGATGGTCGTCCTCGACGTCAGCGTCGTGAACGTCGCCCTACCGAGCATCGCCACCGACCTGCAGCTGACCTCGGGCGACTACCAGTGGGCGGTCAGCGCCTACGTGCTGCTCAGCGGCGGGTTCCTGCTGCTCGGCGGACGGATGGCCGACCTGTTCGACCGGCGCCGCATGTTCCTCACCGGACTCGCGGTCTTCACCCTCGGCTCGCTGGCCTCCGGGCTCGCCGCCTCACCACTGATGCTGATCGTGTCCCGCGGCGCGCAGGGCGCCGGCGCCGCCATGCTCACCCCGGCCGCGATGTCGATCGTCATGACGACGTACGCCGGCCGTCAGCGGGCCACCGCGTTGGGCCTGTGGGGCACCGTCGCCAGCATGGGCATCGCCGCAGGCGTGCTCTTCGGCGGCATCCTGACCACCGTCTTCGACTGGCGCGCCGTCTTCTTCATCAACGTGCCCATCGGCGCCGCCGTCCTGACCGGCGTCCTGCGCAAGGTCCCCGCCATGGCCGGCACCGGCGGAGCACGTCGCCTTGACATGTCCGGCGCGCTGACCCTGGTCACCGGGCTCCTCGCCCTCGTCTACGCCGTCGAGTCCACCACCAGCCACGGCTGGACCGCATCCCGCACCCTGGCCGCCGCTGCGGCCGCCGCAGTGCTGCTCGCCGGGTTCGCCGTCAACGAGCGCAAGGTCGCCGACCCGATCGTCCCGCCCGCCACGTGGCGGATCCGCTCCCTGGTCTCGGCCTCGGTCGTCATGGCCGGCGTCACCGGCGCCGTGGTCGGTGTCATCTTCCTGAGCTCGCTGTACCTCCAGCAGGTCCTCGGCGCCTCCGCGCTCGTCGCCGGCCTGGGGTTCCTGCCGCTGGCCGCGTTCATCACCGTCAGCGCCGCCGCAGCGTCCAAGGTCCTCCCGCACGTCGGCGCGAAGAAGCTCATCGCTGCCGGTCTCGTGATCTCGGCGGCTGGTGCCCTGGTGCTCGCCTCGATCGACACCGACCCCAGCTACCTCACCGACGTGCTGCCCGGCTTCGCGCTCCTCGGTCTCGGTGTCGGCCCCATGTTTGTCGCGGTCTCAGTCGCCGCGATGAGCGACGTGCCGCACGAGCAGTCCGGCATGGCGTCGGGTCTGATGATGACCGGTCACGAGATCGGCGCCGCCCTCGGTGTCGCCGCCCTCACCGCCGTTGCCGGTGACCTCACCACCCGCGCCGGCATCATCAACGGCACCCACGACGCCTACCTCGCCGTCGCGATCGGGCTCGTCGCGCTCCTCCTCCCCACCGGCCTGCTGCCCGCCCATGACCCGAACGCCGCTGCCGCCAGCCAAGGTCAAGGTCAAGGTCACGGGCACGGGCACTGA
- a CDS encoding heavy-metal-associated domain-containing protein: MSTTSNPAGTATTSRSYRVVGMTCGHCVAAVEREVGAIAGVTDVAVDLPTGDVVVTSTHPIDDDAMAAAIDEAGYEVAS; the protein is encoded by the coding sequence ATGTCCACCACCAGCAACCCGGCCGGCACCGCGACCACGAGCCGCAGCTACCGCGTCGTCGGCATGACCTGCGGCCACTGTGTCGCCGCCGTCGAGCGCGAGGTTGGCGCCATCGCCGGCGTCACCGACGTGGCCGTCGACCTGCCCACCGGCGACGTCGTCGTCACCAGCACGCACCCGATCGACGACGACGCCATGGCCGCCGCGATCGACGAGGCCGGCTACGAGGTGGCCTCCTGA